In Rosa chinensis cultivar Old Blush chromosome 1, RchiOBHm-V2, whole genome shotgun sequence, a genomic segment contains:
- the LOC112182917 gene encoding peroxisomal nicotinamide adenine dinucleotide carrier — MSDAVINGLAGAGGGIIAQLITYPLQTVNTRQQTERDLKKEKRKLGTVEQIGQVIKNEGWERLYGGLTPSLVGTAASQGVYYYFYQIFRNKAEVAALERSKLGIGDGSVGMLSSLVVAALSGCVNVLLTNPIWVVVTRMQTHRKTSKSQPDQMLSTDPDEAIVAAAEPPPFGTSHAVQEVYDEGGFFGFWRGVFPTLIMVSNPSMQFMLYETMLNKLKKRRALSKKNNNGITAVEIFLLGALAKLGATVVTYPLLVVKARLQAKQVTTGDKRHHYKGTLDAILKMIRYEGFYGFYKGMSTKIVQSVLAAAVLFMVKEELVRGVRFMLTNKAKSKPP; from the exons ATGTCGGACGCCGTGATCAATGGCCTCGCCGGCGCCGGCGGAGGGATCATCGCCCAGCTCATCACATATCCACTCCAGACT GTGAACACTCGTCAGCAAACGGAACGTGATCTGAAAAAGGAGAAGAGGAAGCTCGGAACTGTTGAACAAATAGGCCAG GTTATAAAGAATGAAGGATGGGAACGGTTGTACGGAGGTTTGACGCCGTCGTTGGTGGGAACAGCAGCATCTCAG GGTGTTTACTATTATTTCTATCAAATATTCAGGAACAAGGCTGAAGTTGCTGCCCTTGAACGTAGTAAGTTGGGCATTGGTGATGGATCTGTTGGAATGCTCTCTTCGCTAGTGGTGGCTGCATTATCTGG GTGTGTGAATGTACTATTGACAAATCCTATATGGGTAGTTGTTACACGCATGCAG ACTCATAGAAAAACTTCAAAGTCCCAGCCTGATCAGATGCTGTCAACTGATCCAGATGAAGCAATTGTTGCTGCAGCTGAGCCTCCTCCCTTCGGGACTAGTCATGCG GTACAAGAAGTTTATGATGAAGGTGGATTTTTCGGTTTCTGGAGAGGTGTATTTCCCACATTGATCATG GTGAGTAATCCTTCCATGCAGTTTATGCTGTATGAAACTATGTTGAATAAGCTGAAGAAAAGACGTGCCTTGAGTAAGAAGAATAACAATGGTATTACTGCTGTAGAG ATATTCCTGCTTGGTGCTTTGGCAAAACTAGGTGCTACTGTCGTGACATATCCTCTTTTAGTCGTGAAG GCGAGACTTCAAGCGAAACAGGTCACAACTGGTGACAAAAGGCATCATTATAAAG GAACTCTGGATGCCATTTTAAAGATGATTCGCTATGAAGGGTTCTATGGTTTCTACAAAGGGATGAGCACAAAAATAGTACAAAGTGTACTCGCCGCTGCTGTTTTGTTCATGGTCAAGGAAGAACTCGTCAGGGGTGTTCGGTTCATGCTCACTAACAAAGCGAAATCAAAGCCTCCATAG
- the LOC112182918 gene encoding S-type anion channel SLAH2 produces the protein MDSEEQVSIQIPSLIKYISSNEVVGFDNIEKHTVLNDKHQPSAREIEIATLESTVDKDEQPIHQRTHSVSISMPPSPMGVHLEKIKGVFFSPETIFNTGIPDSSSAATKSGSSRKLLEAAKFHSQPLPKGSTFEDQAMHTGHFPYHPSIKRLRDNRFDNFKTWSGKLERQISLLRGKTPQKSDQPENAFAQSTDQVDPLPAGRYFDALEGPELDTLRASEEIMLPEDKQWPFLLRYPISSFSICLGVSSQAILWKTLPTSTSTKFLHLSLTTNLVLWCIAVATLVGVACIYLLKIIFYFEAVRREYYHPIRINFFFAPFIALLFLALGVPPSISSNLHPALWYILMTPFLCLELKIYGQWMSGGQRRLSKVANPVNHLSIVGNFVGALLGASMGLKEGPIFFFAVGMAHYIVLFVTLYQRLPTNETVIPKELHPVFFLFVAAPSVASMAWARLQGSFDYGSRIGYFISMFLYLSLAVRINFFRGFKFSLAWWAYTFPMTGAAITTIRYSNEVTTVATQALAVILSIIATLTVTALFITTVLHAFVLQDLFPNDIAIAISDRSPNKPRKKWFHLIKGTSSDSKDIENFLKSATSSENKDLEIKTSLETAKL, from the exons ATGGATTCTGAAGAACAGGTTTCCATTCAAATTCCATCTCTCATCAAATACATATCCTCAAATGAAGTGGTTGGTTTCGATAATATTGAGAAGCATACCGTTCTCAATGATAAGCATCAGCCATCAGCTAGG GAAATTGAGATAGCTACTTTAGAAAGCACAGTTGATAAAGATGAACAACCAATTCATCAAAGGACGCACTCTGTTTCTATTAGTATGCCACCATCACCCATGGGAGTtcatttagagaaaataaaaggagttttCTTCAGTCCTGAAACAATTTTCAACACTGGAATTCCAGATTCTTCTTCTGCTGCAACTAAGAGTGGTAGTAGCCGCAAACTTCTGGAAGCAGCAAAGTTTCACTCTCAACCCTTGCCAAAAGGCTCCACATTTGAAGATCAGGCAATGCACACTGGACATTTCCCTTATCATCCAAGTATTAAAAGGCTGAGAGATAATAGGTTTGACAATTTCAAGACTTGGTCTGGGAAACTTGAAAGGCAGATATCACTACTCCGGGGAAAGACACCGCAAAAAAGTGATCAACCAGAGAATGCTTTTGCTCAAAGTACAGATCAAGTTGACCCTTTACCTGCAGGACGTTACTTTGATGCATTGGAAGGGCCTGAGTTAGACACTCTTAGG GCTTCAGAGGAAATAATGCTTCCAGAAGACAAGCAGTGGCCATTTCTTCTCCGGTATCCCATTTCTTCATTTAGCATCTGCCTTGGGGTCAGCAGCCAAGCTATTTTGTGGAAAACCCTACCCACCTCGACCTCCACGAAATTTCTCCACTTGAGCTTAACAACAAATTTGGTTCTGTGGTGCATTGCTGTTGCTACATTAGTTGGTGTTGCTTGCATCTACCTGCTTAAAATCATCTTTTACTTTGAAGCAGTTCGTCGCGAGTATTACCACCCAATTCGAATCAACTTCTTCTTTGCCCCATTTATAGCCCTCTTATTCTTGGCTCTAGGAGTGCCACCTTCCATTTCTAGCAACCTCCATCCAGCTCTTTGGTACATCCTCATGACCCCATTTTTATGTCTTGAGCTTAAAATCTATGGACAGTGGATGTCAGGAGGGCAACGCCGGCTTTCAAAAGTAGCCAATCCTGTTAACCATCTCTCCATTGTTGGCAACTTTGTTGGGGCTCTGCTAGGTGCTTCGATGGGACTAAAAGAAGGACCAATATTCTTTTTCGCTGTTGGGATGGCTCACTATATAGTCTTATTTGTAACTCTCTACCAGAGACTTCCAACAAATGAGACAGTAATCCCAAAGGAGCTCCATCCTGTGTTCTTTCTGTTTGTTGCTGCACCTAGCGTAGCTTCCATGGCTTGGGCAAGACTCCAAGGCTCCTTTGATTATGGCTCGCGGATTGGTTACTTCATTTCCATGTTCCTTTACCTCTCACTG GCAGTCCGGATCAATTTTTTCCGAGGATTCAA GTTCTCGTTGGCATGGTGGGCATACACTTTCCCAATGACTGGTGCTGCCATTACAACCATCAGGTACTCGAATGAAGTAACGACTGTAGCAACTCAAGCTTTGGCTGTCATACTCTCCATCATTGCCACGCTCACGGTCACTGCTCTTTTCATAACTACCGTCTTGCATGCCTTTGTGCTCCAAGACCTCTTCCCCAATGACATTGCAATTGCCATCAGCGACAGAAGCCCAAACAAACCACGCAAAAAGTGGTTCCATCTAATAAAGGGAACCTCTTCGGATTCGAAAGACATTGAGAATTTCTTGAAGTCAGCAACAAGCTCAGAAAACAAGGATTTGGAAATTAAAACATCCCTTGAAACTGCTAAGCTCTAG